A genomic region of Pseudoalteromonas piscicida contains the following coding sequences:
- a CDS encoding RDD family protein, whose protein sequence is MSHFAPANFSRRLASLIYDNLVVVAFAMLTTVLFLLTINALISFNMLALGNHEDVSALIQADPILYTLRATLLVLVSVLFFAYFWTKSGQTIGMRAWRLKVQTPDGALLTWPKAIARSLCALLGLGNLVVLLDFKKKRSLQDMLCGTEVVVLSKEENKKVYNSLD, encoded by the coding sequence ATGTCACATTTTGCTCCAGCGAATTTCAGCCGTCGCTTGGCTTCACTTATATACGACAACTTAGTGGTCGTCGCGTTCGCAATGCTGACTACCGTGTTATTTTTACTAACCATCAATGCCTTAATTTCATTTAACATGCTCGCACTTGGCAATCATGAAGACGTATCGGCGCTGATCCAAGCGGATCCTATCTTATATACACTTAGAGCCACGTTATTGGTGTTGGTTTCGGTGCTGTTTTTTGCCTATTTTTGGACTAAGAGCGGTCAAACTATCGGTATGCGCGCATGGCGCCTAAAAGTGCAAACCCCCGACGGAGCACTGTTAACTTGGCCAAAAGCAATCGCTCGTAGCCTATGCGCGCTACTTGGACTGGGTAATCTGGTAGTGTTGTTAGACTTTAAAAAGAAAAGATCGCTCCAGGATATGCTGTGTGGTACTGAGGTAGTGGTACTGAGCAAAGAGGAAAATAAAAAGGTGTATAACAGCTTAGACTAA
- a CDS encoding diguanylate cyclase domain-containing protein: MKVTVEKQTIVLLSLFTIVFWSLTFYAVNLISHSIVVQEISERTEIVRSNVSLVRAKIENAIFMDTYLAESLATFVTIDPDFAIEHWSHVVSKAVEKSTLIRHVGLAPNNIISHVYPVEENRAAIGFDFRTNPEQFRTVEIARTSQKVFIAGPLQLVQGGEALIARFPVFSDYPRNESYWGAISVVLDYQKLLEYSGINDLDSAVLAIRGRDGLGEQGDVFYGSATLFETPDLVIPINLPSGEWQLVADYQIDESTYAKARQQAQILVTAVASILFLSLLVLYRAYHLAHTASLQDDLTKLPNRRYAIRQLNTLLGRSEQPSFVLLNLDLNNFKQVNDKFGHEVGDKLLLHVSSILMNSVRVYDFIARLGGDEFVIILHRVSEDALVNSIIKNIKEQVEKQPLQVDRHTIQTTVSVGYAFPTANQDSVSELMARADHNMYYDKNLSQRQQNKSEVLETNQETH; this comes from the coding sequence ATGAAGGTAACTGTAGAAAAGCAAACCATAGTGCTGTTATCGTTATTTACCATCGTGTTCTGGAGTTTGACGTTCTACGCGGTAAATCTTATTTCTCATTCCATTGTAGTTCAGGAGATCAGTGAAAGGACCGAGATAGTGAGGTCTAACGTATCGCTTGTTCGCGCAAAAATTGAAAATGCCATCTTTATGGATACCTATTTGGCTGAGAGCTTGGCTACTTTTGTTACAATCGATCCTGATTTTGCTATTGAGCATTGGTCGCATGTCGTATCAAAAGCGGTTGAAAAGTCGACGCTAATTCGTCATGTTGGTCTTGCTCCGAATAATATCATTAGTCATGTCTATCCTGTTGAAGAGAATCGAGCAGCTATCGGTTTCGATTTTCGTACTAACCCTGAACAATTTCGCACCGTTGAAATTGCCAGAACCTCTCAAAAGGTGTTTATCGCCGGTCCACTACAGCTAGTGCAAGGCGGTGAAGCCTTGATTGCGAGGTTTCCTGTGTTTTCAGATTATCCGAGGAATGAAAGCTACTGGGGCGCAATTAGTGTAGTTTTAGATTATCAAAAGCTGCTTGAATATAGTGGCATTAACGATTTGGACAGCGCCGTTTTAGCTATTCGAGGTCGAGATGGATTAGGTGAACAGGGGGATGTCTTTTATGGCTCTGCTACCTTGTTTGAAACACCAGATCTAGTCATCCCAATCAATTTACCATCTGGTGAATGGCAGCTTGTGGCTGATTATCAAATAGACGAGAGCACTTATGCAAAAGCAAGACAGCAAGCACAGATTTTGGTTACTGCTGTTGCTTCAATATTATTTCTCTCGTTATTAGTACTCTATCGAGCGTATCACTTAGCACATACAGCCTCGCTGCAAGACGACTTAACTAAGTTGCCTAACCGTCGCTATGCGATTAGGCAACTCAATACGTTACTTGGTCGTTCAGAGCAACCGTCATTTGTGCTGCTTAACCTCGATCTAAATAATTTTAAACAAGTAAACGATAAGTTTGGTCATGAAGTGGGAGATAAGCTGTTGCTTCATGTCTCGTCAATTTTGATGAACTCAGTGCGTGTGTACGATTTTATCGCACGCTTAGGTGGGGATGAGTTTGTTATTATTTTACACAGAGTGTCAGAAGACGCTTTGGTTAACTCAATTATAAAAAATATTAAGGAGCAGGTTGAAAAGCAACCGCTGCAAGTTGATAGGCACACTATTCAAACGACGGTAAGCGTTGGCTATGCTTTCCCTACAGCAAACCAAGATAGTGTCTCAGAACTCATGGCTCGCGCCGACCACAACATGTATTACGATAAAAATCTGTCGCAACGACAGCAAAACAAAAGTGAGGTTTTGGAAACAAATCAGGAAACCCACTAG
- a CDS encoding sensor histidine kinase produces MQLKQSVLFFKIAALTSAIVIIFVSWFLYYEVSRSARLTAQLTQLQTALQRTMDQEEHILIRAQKDDVSAIPQLKYSYQDSFSNLLNSMANEEALLPLLLQLDELSKAYFGKLDELIRLHEQLGYDENAGIYGEFRRSAHALQDRISGKAMPQLEIAILELRRREKDFLLRADLSYLQQHEQLVMHAEQLIKDNALSEEISNLLKRYEAGFASYVAILRKLGLHDGEGVRAELFTEKQKLRSQFELVSIRTQAVTQERKESIILYGLILIVLMNIAVLILLNYQNSKVTRHILAINKVLVKVAKLEDFSLRVNIDGNDEIAQIAHQLDDLLAFIETLLARLSAAQQRLIEEAKMASLGNMVSGFAHELNTPLGVAITSQSHLKEQVATLKSQLELGKLQRQTLTTLITEAEAALYLLENNLHRTASLVDDFKLVAVNREFEEKSTFNLKHLVKNVFDCYQSELNQEDYAIELEIPENLTLISYPSVFSQVVGYSINNCIKHAKIDGQKLNIVVSTVLINDYIHFYFKDDGAGIDKELLPAIFEPFVTSKRFSGGTGLGLSIVYNLVTQKLKGEIKMQSPAHGGACLHIILTGTEFNFTEE; encoded by the coding sequence GTGCAGCTAAAGCAGTCAGTTCTATTTTTCAAAATTGCCGCGTTGACTTCTGCGATTGTGATCATTTTCGTCAGCTGGTTTTTGTATTACGAAGTGAGTCGTAGTGCCCGCCTTACCGCACAACTTACTCAATTGCAAACCGCTCTACAACGAACCATGGATCAAGAAGAGCATATTCTTATTCGAGCACAAAAAGATGATGTTTCTGCCATCCCACAATTAAAGTACAGCTATCAGGATAGCTTTAGTAACTTACTTAATTCTATGGCCAATGAAGAGGCCTTGCTGCCGTTGCTATTACAACTCGATGAACTGTCAAAAGCCTACTTTGGTAAACTAGATGAACTTATCCGCTTACATGAGCAGCTCGGCTATGACGAAAATGCAGGCATTTATGGTGAGTTCAGACGTAGCGCTCATGCTTTACAGGATCGAATTTCTGGTAAGGCTATGCCTCAGTTGGAAATTGCCATATTGGAATTAAGGCGTCGAGAAAAAGACTTTTTGTTAAGAGCTGACTTAAGTTATTTGCAGCAGCATGAACAACTCGTCATGCATGCTGAGCAACTAATCAAAGACAATGCGCTCAGTGAAGAGATAAGCAATTTGCTTAAACGTTATGAAGCGGGTTTTGCAAGCTATGTTGCTATTTTGCGAAAGCTAGGTTTGCACGATGGTGAAGGCGTACGTGCGGAGCTATTCACCGAGAAGCAAAAATTACGAAGCCAGTTTGAGCTAGTATCAATCCGTACCCAAGCCGTTACGCAAGAACGTAAAGAAAGTATCATTTTATATGGCCTCATTTTAATTGTACTGATGAATATTGCTGTGCTTATCTTACTGAATTATCAAAATAGCAAAGTCACACGGCATATACTGGCTATCAATAAAGTACTCGTAAAAGTTGCTAAGCTTGAAGACTTTAGTTTAAGGGTGAATATTGACGGTAACGATGAGATTGCACAAATTGCTCATCAACTCGATGACCTATTAGCATTTATTGAAACCTTGCTTGCGCGCCTAAGCGCAGCGCAGCAACGCTTAATCGAAGAAGCCAAAATGGCGAGTTTAGGAAATATGGTGAGTGGCTTTGCCCATGAGCTTAATACGCCGCTTGGTGTTGCTATTACCAGCCAATCGCATTTAAAAGAGCAAGTCGCGACACTAAAATCGCAACTTGAACTTGGTAAGTTACAGCGGCAAACCTTGACGACACTAATTACTGAGGCAGAAGCCGCGCTATATTTATTAGAAAATAACCTCCACCGCACAGCCTCGCTGGTAGATGATTTTAAGCTTGTGGCAGTGAATCGAGAGTTTGAAGAAAAGAGCACGTTCAACCTTAAGCATTTAGTTAAAAATGTCTTTGATTGCTACCAATCAGAATTAAACCAAGAAGACTATGCCATTGAACTCGAAATCCCCGAAAACCTAACTTTGATCAGCTACCCGTCGGTGTTTAGCCAAGTTGTTGGGTACAGTATTAACAACTGCATCAAGCACGCCAAGATTGACGGGCAAAAGCTGAATATTGTGGTATCTACCGTATTAATTAATGATTATATCCATTTTTATTTTAAAGATGACGGCGCGGGAATAGATAAAGAGCTATTGCCCGCTATCTTTGAGCCTTTCGTTACTTCGAAGCGTTTTTCGGGAGGTACAGGGCTTGGCTTGAGTATTGTATATAACTTAGTAACACAGAAGTTGAAGGGCGAAATCAAAATGCAAAGCCCTGCGCATGGCGGTGCCTGCTTGCATATTATTTTAACCGGAACAGAGTTTAATTTTACAGAAGAGTAA
- a CDS encoding SDR family oxidoreductase, whose product MDINNKTVVITGGAQGLGLAMATEMAKHGAKLALIDMQEDVLAEAKHELAQFGTQVNTYVANVSQESDVENVFNTIVNDFGDISVLINNAGILRDGLLLKAKDGQVIDKMSLSQFQSVIDVNLTGVFLCGREAAVKMVEAGNGGVIINMSSVARAGNMGQTNYSAAKSGVVAMTTSWAKELGRFGIRVGAIAPGVIRTKMTDAMKPEAKERLVKMKPVGRLGEAQEIAHTAKYIIENDFFTGRVVEIDGGIRL is encoded by the coding sequence ATGGATATTAACAATAAAACAGTTGTGATCACTGGTGGTGCGCAAGGCTTGGGTCTTGCCATGGCGACTGAAATGGCAAAGCATGGGGCAAAACTTGCCCTGATAGATATGCAAGAAGACGTTTTAGCAGAAGCGAAGCACGAACTTGCTCAATTCGGTACACAAGTTAACACGTATGTCGCTAATGTTAGTCAAGAATCAGACGTCGAAAATGTGTTTAATACCATCGTAAATGACTTCGGCGATATTTCGGTATTAATTAATAATGCGGGTATTTTGCGTGACGGTTTGCTACTTAAAGCAAAAGACGGGCAAGTCATCGATAAAATGTCGCTTTCGCAATTTCAATCCGTTATTGATGTCAATCTTACAGGTGTTTTCCTGTGCGGCCGTGAAGCCGCCGTCAAAATGGTAGAAGCGGGTAACGGTGGCGTGATCATTAATATGTCTAGCGTTGCGCGCGCTGGTAATATGGGACAAACCAATTATTCAGCGGCAAAGTCTGGTGTCGTTGCGATGACTACCAGTTGGGCTAAAGAATTAGGTCGTTTTGGTATTCGCGTGGGCGCAATTGCACCAGGTGTGATCCGTACAAAAATGACCGATGCAATGAAGCCTGAAGCCAAAGAGCGCCTAGTGAAAATGAAGCCGGTTGGGCGTTTGGGTGAAGCGCAAGAAATTGCTCATACAGCAAAATATATCATTGAAAATGATTTCTTTACGGGACGTGTCGTTGAGATTGACGGCGGCATTCGCTTGTAA
- a CDS encoding SMU1112c/YaeR family gloxylase I-like metalloprotein: MLEEKCLKLSGIHHVAVICSDYQRSKVFYTEVLGLHVLRENYRKDRASYKLDLALPDGSQIELFSFPNPPKRPSHPEAQGLRHLAFSVSDIDAYIAHLVQNQVAVEPVRIDEYTGKRFTFFSDPDGLPLELYEQC; encoded by the coding sequence ATGCTTGAGGAGAAGTGCTTGAAGTTATCTGGGATACATCACGTCGCTGTTATTTGTTCTGACTACCAAAGATCAAAAGTGTTCTATACCGAAGTACTTGGGTTGCATGTACTCCGTGAGAACTATCGAAAAGATAGAGCGTCCTATAAATTAGATCTTGCGCTGCCTGATGGGAGCCAGATTGAGTTGTTTTCGTTTCCAAATCCTCCAAAACGACCATCACATCCAGAGGCGCAAGGACTGAGACATTTAGCATTTAGCGTATCAGATATTGATGCTTATATTGCACACCTTGTGCAGAATCAAGTTGCTGTAGAGCCTGTTCGAATAGATGAATATACAGGCAAACGCTTTACCTTTTTCAGCGATCCTGATGGTTTGCCGCTGGAGCTTTATGAGCAATGTTAA
- a CDS encoding IS110 family RNA-guided transposase, protein MQITTISIDIAKNIFHFIGCNLSNKIVVKKAIKRRQLLTYLAQMPNCKLVMEACGTSNYWGREISQLGFQVELIPPQHVKPFLTGNKNDYNDAYAILIASQQAHIRSVPVKTLEQQDSQTIHKVRELAIGQRTALSNQIRGLLLEYGIAITKGIENVRKEVAALLGEERVLTASFKQVLSQLYKLLQVLDESIETYNQQIKEQVKNNEICVNLQSIPGIGPIVASSYFNEVGNGSGYTKGRDVSASLGLVPKQRSTGGKSVLLGISKRGNRYLRCLLIQGAKSVVSRAKYKTDQLSLWINRLVQTRGHNKACVAYANKMARVAWAITVSKEAYQAR, encoded by the coding sequence ATGCAGATTACAACAATCAGTATCGACATCGCAAAAAATATTTTTCATTTTATTGGATGTAACCTATCCAATAAGATTGTAGTAAAGAAAGCTATTAAACGTCGTCAACTACTGACTTATTTGGCACAAATGCCAAATTGTAAATTAGTCATGGAAGCGTGTGGAACCTCTAATTATTGGGGTCGTGAAATTAGCCAATTAGGTTTTCAAGTTGAGCTCATACCACCACAACACGTGAAGCCATTTTTGACGGGGAATAAAAATGATTACAACGATGCGTATGCAATTTTAATTGCATCACAGCAGGCACATATTCGCTCAGTTCCAGTGAAAACATTAGAGCAGCAAGATAGTCAAACAATCCATAAAGTGAGAGAGCTTGCAATTGGTCAACGAACAGCACTGAGTAATCAAATTCGAGGTTTGCTACTTGAGTACGGCATTGCCATTACTAAAGGTATCGAAAATGTTCGCAAAGAAGTGGCTGCTTTGTTAGGTGAGGAGCGAGTATTGACCGCGAGCTTTAAACAAGTGCTTAGCCAACTCTATAAACTCCTACAAGTGCTTGATGAAAGTATTGAAACGTACAATCAACAGATAAAAGAGCAAGTTAAAAACAATGAGATATGCGTCAATTTACAGAGTATTCCGGGCATAGGGCCAATAGTTGCAAGTAGTTACTTTAACGAAGTGGGGAATGGTAGTGGTTATACAAAAGGGCGAGATGTTTCAGCCTCATTAGGTCTCGTGCCCAAGCAACGTAGTACGGGTGGAAAATCAGTTTTGCTCGGGATAAGTAAGCGTGGTAATCGATATTTGAGATGTTTACTTATTCAAGGGGCGAAATCGGTTGTATCGAGAGCAAAGTATAAAACAGACCAACTGAGTCTTTGGATAAATCGACTTGTACAAACGCGAGGGCATAATAAAGCCTGTGTCGCTTATGCCAATAAAATGGCTAGAGTGGCCTGGGCAATTACAGTATCAAAAGAGGCATATCAAGCAAGATAA